A stretch of DNA from Desulfobacterales bacterium:
ATACAACCATAATGTTAAAAATGCGAAACTCTTAATCAAAAACCAAGGAATAGTCTGTTTGTAAACATTTTATATGATAATTCTGAATATTTTAGACTATTTTTATACAAAATTATAAACTATATACATTTTTTACCGAAAGAACTTAATATTAATGGAACACTTTATCCTGAAATACGATATAGAAGCATTTATGAAACTGTTTTATACAACGCAAAATTAACTATAGAAGGAAGTTTTTCTTATCCTGATTCTAATGAACTCAGTATTTTACAAGAAAATATACTTTGGCATAATGCTTCTATTTCGCTTGGAATAAGCGATATGAAAGGCATTAAAGAAAGCATAGCTGCAAAAATAAATGAGCAGGAAATTTTCATGAACCCTGGTATTAATCCAACGGACGTTATGGCCTCTGGAGTGAGCTGTAAAATTATGCTTCCTGTCAATAGCAAGGACATTTCATTTAAATTTGAAATAAATTTAAATGGAAGTGAAGAAATAAATTTTATTCCTGTTGGAAAAACAACAAATATTTCAATTAATTCAACATGGAATAGCCCAAGCTTTACCGGAGAATTTTTACCAGTTAAAAGAAATATTGATGAAAAAGGATTTACTGCCGAATGGAAAATTTTACATTTAAATAGAAATTATCCTCAGCAATGGGTGGAAAGCTCTTATCAAATTTATACTTCAGCCTTTGGTGTTAAACTCTTTATTGTTGCAGATATTTATCAAAAATCTATGCGTACAGTTAAATACGCTATAATGTTTATTCTATTTACGTTTACAGGTTTTTTCTTTTCTGAAATAATAAATAAAAAAAGACTTCATCCTATTCAATATTTATTAATCGGCTTTACAATAATCATATTTTATACGTTGCTGATATCTATATCAGAGCATATAAATTTTAATATAGCATATTTAATGTCAAGCGCATCAATAATACTGCTCATTACTGGCTACTCAAAAGGAATTTTGGGTAGTAAATATTTATCTTTAACGGTTTTTGGTATGTTAACGGTGTTATACGGCTATTTGTATATTGTGCTTCAATTAGAAGATTATGCGTTGTTAATGGGAAGCATTGGATTATTTGTTGTTCTTAGCTTAATCATGTATGTAACCAGAAATATTGATTGGTATTCTTTAAATTTTAAGGAATAAGCTAATCTCAACTTTTAAAGTTTAATGTAATTAACACAAACAAGAACTATTCCTTATGATTAAATTAAAATAAATATATTCCAAATATCGAATATATTAAATATCCATAGTATGTCTAAGACTAAAAGTAGTGAATCTATAAATGTTTTAAAACAGGAATTTTAAATACAACTTTTTTGACGACTTCTTCAATATCGTTATGTCTAACTTGCGGCATATGTCCATCATGTGGAAAAAAAATGGCGAAAACTCCTGATTTTAAGCTAATAAAATCTACTTCTCCTTCTAATTTTTGCAAATCTTGTTTTTCATTATATTCATATTCTATACAATCAGCTTTATTACATATTCCAATTTTTTCATGGCCTTTTAAAATAAGCTGAATATCAATATATTTTCTGTGGCATTCAATGAATGCTTCTGATTTTTTTTTGGTTTCATACTCGCTTACTGAAGCATAAAAACTTTTCTCATTTATAACGTGCATCCCTATAGTCATTTGAGTTAAATCATTGTTTCTTATAAAATGAAAAACATCTTCAAAATATGGATGAATGCAAATATAAGTTTTAAA
This window harbors:
- the creD gene encoding cell envelope integrity protein CreD, coding for MFVNILYDNSEYFRLFLYKIINYIHFLPKELNINGTLYPEIRYRSIYETVLYNAKLTIEGSFSYPDSNELSILQENILWHNASISLGISDMKGIKESIAAKINEQEIFMNPGINPTDVMASGVSCKIMLPVNSKDISFKFEINLNGSEEINFIPVGKTTNISINSTWNSPSFTGEFLPVKRNIDEKGFTAEWKILHLNRNYPQQWVESSYQIYTSAFGVKLFIVADIYQKSMRTVKYAIMFILFTFTGFFFSEIINKKRLHPIQYLLIGFTIIIFYTLLISISEHINFNIAYLMSSASIILLITGYSKGILGSKYLSLTVFGMLTVLYGYLYIVLQLEDYALLMGSIGLFVVLSLIMYVTRNIDWYSLNFKE
- a CDS encoding YhcH/YjgK/YiaL family protein codes for the protein MIFDKLDNFKTYICIHPYFEDVFHFIRNNDLTQMTIGMHVINEKSFYASVSEYETKKKSEAFIECHRKYIDIQLILKGHEKIGICNKADCIEYEYNEKQDLQKLEGEVDFISLKSGVFAIFFPHDGHMPQVRHNDIEEVVKKVVFKIPVLKHL